CCACATCCCCGGTGCCGCGATAAACTAAATCCACCCACCTGAGCCGGGTGGCATCTCACAAGCATCCCAAGGATGCACGCATTCAGGTACGAGTTTGAGAGCCTGGAGAACCGGGGTGTTTCCCTCCGACGGGGCTACTATGACCTTTTCTGCCCCCAGAGCATCTCTGCCCAATCGATCCAGCAGTCATCGCTCGCTTCGAACCGTAGTCGTAGCCCTTGGCTCCACGAATTCTGTGTCACTTGCACGTGTCGGGTAATTGCGGGCGCAACTTGGGTTCCTCTGTCTCAACCGGGACGGTACGCTCGCTTAATCGGCGCAGCGCTAGCGTCGTGTAGGCGTACTTCCGGTTTCGCCGTGGTCGTAGTTGACGCCGGAAGGTTCGCTATAAGTCTCCTCATATACTTCAGTCAGTGCCGCCTCACATCGTGGACAGTATTCAAAGTGCGGGGACGAGTTCCGTGGTCCCACGTTCCAGCAGCGACTTCCATCTGCCCGCGAACCAACCCTCAGCGCTATGCGTTGCGGCGGGAAAGCATGGGAAATGTGCCGGGTTCGACCCGGACCGCCAGATCCCCGACATGTTGCATGCCGTGCGCGAGTGTCCGCCGCCAGTGATGAGCGGTCAGACCGTGTTTCTTCTGCAAGTTACTTCGCCGCAGGTTCGCTTCTCGGAACAGAATTAGCTCCACAATTTCAGGAAAACACTCCGCAATAAAGCAAAGCCGTTTTACGAGCGAAGGTGCCGCCGTGCGGCTTCGAAGAACTCCCCCTGACAAAAATGTGAGGTGATTTCGCGATCTTTGGCTGCCCCTAGACCTCGGGAGTGCCGTTGGTTCACGAGGATCCGCACTTTCGTGAGGACAGGAGGTCAGCTGCTGAAAATTGCCAATTCATGTGCGCCGTTTACGCTCAGGAGCTAAAGTCACTTTCCGGGGTGTTGCGTCCTAATACTCGAGCATACACGCGTGCGCCCGCACATTCACCCGTTCATTGGACATAAACCGGAAGTCCGTGGGTATTTTTTCATGGCGCCCCCGTGCAATTTGTCGTGAGTGTCCAACGCAGCAGGCAAATGCTCGGGTCGCAGAGGGAGTGCTCTGCAAGGACGTGCAGCTCGTTCTGATGACTTGCGGTCCACGGCGACTCCGATGGGGCGTAGCAGGCGGGATTGTACAACTTCAGCATTCCAGGATGCGCGGCGAAGTAGGCCCGCGGAGTCGGTTCGCTGCGAACCGCACGTGGGTTTGAACAATTGGTATCCTCGGTGATTTTGAACAATGAACAGCGAGCCTAGAAATCTATTAGTTTTCAAATAGCGCGTTTAAGGTCATCTGAACAGAATGCATACTACGCAAACCTCGCGAACGTCATGAAGACGTTGGATACGATCAGGAGCAGGATGGTCGTCATCGTTTCTGTGTGCATCTTCTTAGATCGTCGTTCAACCCTCGCCCGCGCTGCGCCTGCCGGAGCGGCGGGGCGCGAAGTCGAAGAGCTCGCTGCGCGCGTAGTGGCCGCTGACGTCCAGCGTCATGGACTCCTCGCGGATGCGGCCGAGGTCGAGCTCCGCCACGATCAGTCGGGGCTCGTCGTAGACCGGCTCCGCGATGTAGCGGCCGTCGGGGCCGATGATGGAGCTCCCGCCGCGCAGCACCCACGCGTCCGGCGACGCGATGCGGCCGGGGTGTGGCTCCAGTTCGGGCGGCAGGGCGGATGCGCGCATCAGCCCGCCCACGGCTAGGACGAAGCAGCGCCCCTCGAAGGCGTACTGTCGGCTGGCCACCTGGTGCATCTCGTGCGCGGTCGGCCACACGGCCACGTGCACGTCCTCGCCCGAGTCGTGCATCGCCTGGCGAGCGAGCGGCATCCAGTGCTCCCAGCAGATCAGTCCGCCGACGCGCGCGGCGGGGGTGTCGACGGCGCGGAGCCCTTCGGCGTCGCCGGGGCCCCACACCAGGCGCTCGGTGTAGGTGGGCACCAGCTTGCGATGGTGGTTCAGCAGCCGCCCGTCGGGCGCGAAGGTGAGGAGCGAGTTGAAGAGCGTACCGCGGCCGGGACCCGCCTCCACGCGCTCACTCACGCCCACCACCATCGTGCTCCCAGCATCCCGCGCGATGGCGGCGAGCGAGTCGGCGGCGGGGCCGGGGATCGCGACGCTGTCCCGCGCCATCCGCGCGAATACGGCCTTGGTGGGCGCGTGGTCCCAGAGCGCGGCGTCGCGGCACACGTCCAGCCACGCCGGATAGCCAGGGAGCCACGTCTCCGGAAAGGCGACGAGCTGCGCGCCGCGCTCCGCCGCCTCTCGCGCCAGCTCGGCCGTGCGCTGGAGCCCGGCTGCCAGGTCAGGCGCGACCTCGGCCTGCGCGATGGCGACGGTCAGGTTGGGTGATGTCATCGCCGACGTGTGTGCGAGGATATCCATGCGTCCGCCGATTCGGGTAGCTCTCCGGCGGTGCGGGCGCAAGGTGCGACGGCACGATGGGTCTCACGCGGAGGCGCGGAGACGCGGCACGATCCACGAGCAGGTTGACGTTCGTATCACCGTGATAAGATCCTGATTGCCCGTTCCTGGAGATTCGCTCGATGAACACCGCCGATTCCGCCGCGCCGCGCATCCTGCCACTCGCCGAAGCGCCCGTGGGGGAGCACGAC
The DNA window shown above is from Longimicrobium sp. and carries:
- a CDS encoding carbon-nitrogen hydrolase family protein, with protein sequence MDILAHTSAMTSPNLTVAIAQAEVAPDLAAGLQRTAELAREAAERGAQLVAFPETWLPGYPAWLDVCRDAALWDHAPTKAVFARMARDSVAIPGPAADSLAAIARDAGSTMVVGVSERVEAGPGRGTLFNSLLTFAPDGRLLNHHRKLVPTYTERLVWGPGDAEGLRAVDTPAARVGGLICWEHWMPLARQAMHDSGEDVHVAVWPTAHEMHQVASRQYAFEGRCFVLAVGGLMRASALPPELEPHPGRIASPDAWVLRGGSSIIGPDGRYIAEPVYDEPRLIVAELDLGRIREESMTLDVSGHYARSELFDFAPRRSGRRSAGEG